A single region of the Anaerostipes rhamnosivorans genome encodes:
- a CDS encoding PTS system mannose/fructose/sorbose family transporter subunit IID, with protein MSNELNTTEQKPALTKKDLNKAMFRWYMSAEMPLNFENMQGIAFCGSIAPILKKLYTKKEDLSEALKRHLLLYNCNVTAGGLILGTTIAMEEQKAKNPDGMPAEAITGLKTGLMGPVAALGDSFDWGIIGTLFKIAAATLAAAGNPLALGVLLIFVMYCIVELVFFTNMTYKKGRSSIKTIMGSGLMQDVISGANVLAMFMMGAMTASMVTLTTPLKISSVVIQDKLDGIFPGIFPLAALFLLFYLVRYKKIGTGKIVIGIIVVSILCALIGIF; from the coding sequence ATGAGTAACGAACTAAACACGACGGAACAAAAACCGGCATTGACAAAAAAAGATTTAAATAAAGCAATGTTCCGGTGGTATATGTCGGCTGAGATGCCGTTGAATTTTGAAAATATGCAGGGAATTGCATTCTGCGGAAGCATAGCGCCGATTCTGAAAAAGCTTTATACAAAGAAAGAGGATTTATCGGAAGCGTTAAAACGTCATCTCTTGTTATATAACTGCAATGTGACAGCCGGGGGACTGATCCTTGGTACGACGATCGCCATGGAGGAGCAGAAGGCAAAAAACCCGGATGGGATGCCGGCAGAAGCGATCACGGGGTTAAAGACTGGCTTGATGGGACCGGTAGCTGCCCTTGGAGACAGCTTTGACTGGGGGATCATCGGTACTCTGTTCAAAATTGCGGCGGCAACCTTAGCGGCAGCCGGCAATCCTCTGGCACTTGGGGTTTTACTCATTTTTGTTATGTATTGTATTGTGGAGCTGGTGTTCTTTACAAATATGACTTACAAAAAGGGAAGAAGCTCCATTAAGACAATCATGGGATCCGGTCTGATGCAGGATGTGATCTCCGGTGCCAATGTCCTGGCTATGTTTATGATGGGAGCTATGACAGCGTCCATGGTCACACTGACAACTCCGCTGAAGATCAGCAGTGTTGTGATCCAGGACAAATTAGATGGGATATTCCCAGGAATCTTCCCATTGGCAGCCTTATTCCTGCTCTTTTACTTAGTAAGATATAAAAAGATTGGAACAGGTAAAATTGTCATCGGGATCATTGTTGTTTCTATATTATGCGCTCTGATCGGTATTTTTTAA
- a CDS encoding PTS mannose/fructose/sorbose/N-acetylgalactosamine transporter subunit IIC, with protein sequence MNTIVIAVIMGVMYWWCRGMIFSYFGFLFISSPVTVGLVAGVLMGHPIQGLIIGGGIALVFAGIIAPGGNLPTDECLAATCVIPIAIGSGMSATTAIALAVPIGLLGSFVTNLRKVVNTYFVKKANDYAENGNANGIWRCATLYPVLLAIPLLFLPVFVINLVGQDVVVNVMNALPTFVIHGLEVAGGILPALGFALIMNMIGKEKLIPYVFLGYILIAVGGINSLTAGIIAICIAFIYVFQKREIMEEVNENE encoded by the coding sequence ATGAATACGATAGTTATCGCTGTCATAATGGGTGTGATGTATTGGTGGTGCAGAGGAATGATTTTCTCTTACTTTGGTTTTTTGTTTATATCAAGTCCGGTTACCGTGGGCCTTGTGGCGGGTGTTTTAATGGGGCATCCGATTCAAGGTTTAATCATCGGCGGAGGTATCGCCCTGGTGTTTGCAGGTATTATAGCACCGGGCGGCAACCTGCCGACCGATGAGTGCCTGGCCGCGACCTGTGTCATCCCTATTGCTATTGGGTCAGGTATGAGTGCTACTACCGCCATCGCATTGGCTGTGCCGATCGGACTGCTGGGATCATTTGTGACTAACTTAAGAAAAGTCGTGAACACGTATTTTGTGAAGAAGGCCAATGATTATGCGGAAAATGGAAACGCAAACGGCATCTGGAGATGTGCGACGCTTTATCCGGTACTTCTGGCAATCCCTTTATTGTTCCTCCCGGTATTTGTGATCAATCTGGTTGGACAGGACGTAGTTGTGAACGTGATGAATGCGCTTCCGACCTTTGTTATCCATGGGCTGGAGGTTGCGGGAGGCATCCTGCCGGCTTTAGGGTTTGCCCTTATCATGAATATGATTGGAAAAGAAAAGTTAATACCATATGTATTTCTTGGATATATCCTCATTGCGGTTGGAGGTATTAATTCTTTGACAGCAGGAATTATTGCAATCTGCATTGCGTTTATTTATGTATTCCAGAAGAGAGAAATTATGGAGGAGGTAAATGAAAATGAGTAA